From one Cucurbita pepo subsp. pepo cultivar mu-cu-16 chromosome LG17, ASM280686v2, whole genome shotgun sequence genomic stretch:
- the LOC111778357 gene encoding pentatricopeptide repeat-containing protein At1g31430 isoform X1, giving the protein MGHPSSHMLPLLIVRRIQFFSRHYSSSLHVVPISPQLSKLTKKSCIEYLRNCKSLDQLKQIQSQIFRIGLERDRDTTNKLMAFCADPSVGNLRYTEKMFDYIQGPSLFVYNVMVKAYAKRGSFRKVLLLFQRLREDELWPDNFTYPFVLKAIGCLRDARKGEKVHGFVVKTGMVCDTYVCNSLMDMYAELGKVGNAKKLFDEMPRRDSVSWNVLISGYVRCRRFEDAVNVFKEMQQESNEKPGEATVVSTLSACTALKNLELGVEIHNYVRKELGFTTIINNALLDMYAKCGCLDIARKIFDEMPMRNVICWTSMISSYINCGDLTEARDLFDRSPVRDVVLWTAMINGYVQFNHFDEAVALFREMQFQKVKPDKFTVVALLTGCAQLGALEQGKWIHGYLVENRITMDTVVGTALIEMYSKCGCVDKSLEIFYQLEEKDTTSWTSMICGLAMNGETGEALRLFTEMELEGAKPDDITFIGVLSACSHGGLVEEGRRYFNSMKTVYRIEPKVEHYGCVIDLLGRAGRLDEAEELIREIPSENNAILIPLYGALLSACRIHNNVDMGERLAKKLVNIESCDSSIHTLLANIYAFAHRWEDAKEVRRKMKELGVKKMPGCSSIEVDGIVHEFLVGDPSHPEMMEICSMLDSVVGPLLGPKESELEIVIPLHIDGTVVLHPLHEADKVS; this is encoded by the coding sequence ATGGGACATCCAAGTTCTCACATGCTTCCTCTATTGATCGTTCGAAGAATCCAGTTTTTTTCCCGCCATTATTCTTCAAGTCTGCACGTAGTTCCAATTTCTCCCCAACTCTCCAAACTGACAAAGAAATCATGCATCGAATATCTCCGGAACTGCAAATCCTTGGATCAACTCAAACAAATTCAGAGTCAGATCTTTCGAATCGGTCTCGAACGGGACAGGGACACCACCAACAAATTGATGGCATTTTGTGCGGATCCATCTGTTGGAAACTTGCGCTACACAGAGAAGATGTTCGATTACATACAAGGTCCATCTCTGTTTGTTTATAATGTGATGGTTAAAGCGTATGCCAAAAGGGGTAGTTTCAGAAAAGTCCTTTTGCTATTTCAACGGTTGAGGGAAGATGAGTTGTGGCCTGATAATTTTACTTACCCGTTTGTTCTAAAAGCCATTGGTTGCTTAAGGGATGCGAGGAAAGGTGAAAAGGTTCATGGCTTTGTGGTGAAAACGGGAATGGTTTGTGATACTTATGTTTGTAATTCACTTATGGATATGTATGCGGAATTGGGCAAGGTTGGGAATGCCAAGAAGctgttcgacgaaatgccGAGGAGAGATTCTGTTTCTTGGAATGTTTTGATTTCTGGGTATGTTAGGTGTAGGAGATTTGAGGATGCTGTTAATGTATTTAAGGAAATGCAGCAAGAAAGCAATGAGAAACCTGGTGAAGCTACTGTTGTTAGCACTCTTTCTGCCTGTACAGCTCTGAAAAATCTGGAGCTGGGGGTGGAAATTCACAACTATGTTAGAAAGGAGCTTGGTTTTACCACTATAATCAATAATGCATTGTTAGATATGTACGCAAAATGTGGGTGTTTAGATATTGCCCGCAAGatatttgatgaaatgccAATGAGAAATGTGATTTGTTGGACCAGCATGATTTCTAGCTATATTAACTGTGGTGATTTAACAGAGGCTAGAGACTTGTTTGATAGAAGTCCAGTTAGAGATGTTGTTCTGTGGACAGCAATGATTAATGGGTATGTGCAGTTCAACCATTTTGATGAGGCTGTGGCCTTGTTTCGCGAAATGCAATTTCAAAAGGTAAAGCCAGATAAGTTCACGGTAGTCGCCCTTCTTACGGGCTGTGCGCAGTTGGGAGCTCTAGAGCAAGGGAAATGGATCCATGGATATCTAGTTGAGAACAGAATAACAATGGATACTGTGGTTGGTACTGCACTCATTGAAATGTATTCCAAATGTGGATGTGTGGATAAATCTTTAGAAATTTTCTATCAGTTGGAGGAGAAGGACACGACATCATGGACATCGATGATTTGCGGTCTTGCCATGAATGGGGAGACCGGTGAAGCGCTTAGGCTGTTCACAGAAATGGAACTCGAGGGAGCTAAGCCTGATGATATCACCTTCATTGGTGTTCTGAGTGCCTGTAGTCATGGTGGATTGGTAGAGGAAGGACGTCGGTATTTCAACTCGATGAAAACGGTTTATCGAATTGAGCCAAAGGTAGAACACTATGGGTGTGTTATCGACCTCCTTGGTCGAGCGGGGCGGTTGGATGAAGCGGAGGAACTGATACGAGAGATTCCCAGTGAAAATAATGCAATTCTGATTCCTCTCTATGGTGCTTTGCTTAGTGCTTGCAGAATCCATAATAATGTTGACATGGGTGAAAGATTAGCCAAAAAACTAGTGAACATAGAATCATGTGATTCTAGCATTCACACACTTCTTGCGAATATATATGCTTTTGCCCACAGGTGGGAAGATGCAAAGGAAgtgagaaggaaaatgaaagagcTTGGAGTTAAGAAGATGCCTGGATGTAGTTCGATCGAGGTCGATGGCATCGTTCACGAGTTTCTTGTTGGGGATCCATCTCATCCAGAAATGATGGAAATATGCTCCATGTTGGATAGCGTGGTTGGACCATTACTGGGACCAAAGGAATCCGAGCTTGAAATTGTGATACCACTTCACATTGATGGCACTGTCGTGTTGCATCCATTACATGAGGCTGACAAAGTTTCTTGA
- the LOC111778357 gene encoding pentatricopeptide repeat-containing protein At1g31430 isoform X2, which yields MAFCADPSVGNLRYTEKMFDYIQGPSLFVYNVMVKAYAKRGSFRKVLLLFQRLREDELWPDNFTYPFVLKAIGCLRDARKGEKVHGFVVKTGMVCDTYVCNSLMDMYAELGKVGNAKKLFDEMPRRDSVSWNVLISGYVRCRRFEDAVNVFKEMQQESNEKPGEATVVSTLSACTALKNLELGVEIHNYVRKELGFTTIINNALLDMYAKCGCLDIARKIFDEMPMRNVICWTSMISSYINCGDLTEARDLFDRSPVRDVVLWTAMINGYVQFNHFDEAVALFREMQFQKVKPDKFTVVALLTGCAQLGALEQGKWIHGYLVENRITMDTVVGTALIEMYSKCGCVDKSLEIFYQLEEKDTTSWTSMICGLAMNGETGEALRLFTEMELEGAKPDDITFIGVLSACSHGGLVEEGRRYFNSMKTVYRIEPKVEHYGCVIDLLGRAGRLDEAEELIREIPSENNAILIPLYGALLSACRIHNNVDMGERLAKKLVNIESCDSSIHTLLANIYAFAHRWEDAKEVRRKMKELGVKKMPGCSSIEVDGIVHEFLVGDPSHPEMMEICSMLDSVVGPLLGPKESELEIVIPLHIDGTVVLHPLHEADKVS from the coding sequence ATGGCATTTTGTGCGGATCCATCTGTTGGAAACTTGCGCTACACAGAGAAGATGTTCGATTACATACAAGGTCCATCTCTGTTTGTTTATAATGTGATGGTTAAAGCGTATGCCAAAAGGGGTAGTTTCAGAAAAGTCCTTTTGCTATTTCAACGGTTGAGGGAAGATGAGTTGTGGCCTGATAATTTTACTTACCCGTTTGTTCTAAAAGCCATTGGTTGCTTAAGGGATGCGAGGAAAGGTGAAAAGGTTCATGGCTTTGTGGTGAAAACGGGAATGGTTTGTGATACTTATGTTTGTAATTCACTTATGGATATGTATGCGGAATTGGGCAAGGTTGGGAATGCCAAGAAGctgttcgacgaaatgccGAGGAGAGATTCTGTTTCTTGGAATGTTTTGATTTCTGGGTATGTTAGGTGTAGGAGATTTGAGGATGCTGTTAATGTATTTAAGGAAATGCAGCAAGAAAGCAATGAGAAACCTGGTGAAGCTACTGTTGTTAGCACTCTTTCTGCCTGTACAGCTCTGAAAAATCTGGAGCTGGGGGTGGAAATTCACAACTATGTTAGAAAGGAGCTTGGTTTTACCACTATAATCAATAATGCATTGTTAGATATGTACGCAAAATGTGGGTGTTTAGATATTGCCCGCAAGatatttgatgaaatgccAATGAGAAATGTGATTTGTTGGACCAGCATGATTTCTAGCTATATTAACTGTGGTGATTTAACAGAGGCTAGAGACTTGTTTGATAGAAGTCCAGTTAGAGATGTTGTTCTGTGGACAGCAATGATTAATGGGTATGTGCAGTTCAACCATTTTGATGAGGCTGTGGCCTTGTTTCGCGAAATGCAATTTCAAAAGGTAAAGCCAGATAAGTTCACGGTAGTCGCCCTTCTTACGGGCTGTGCGCAGTTGGGAGCTCTAGAGCAAGGGAAATGGATCCATGGATATCTAGTTGAGAACAGAATAACAATGGATACTGTGGTTGGTACTGCACTCATTGAAATGTATTCCAAATGTGGATGTGTGGATAAATCTTTAGAAATTTTCTATCAGTTGGAGGAGAAGGACACGACATCATGGACATCGATGATTTGCGGTCTTGCCATGAATGGGGAGACCGGTGAAGCGCTTAGGCTGTTCACAGAAATGGAACTCGAGGGAGCTAAGCCTGATGATATCACCTTCATTGGTGTTCTGAGTGCCTGTAGTCATGGTGGATTGGTAGAGGAAGGACGTCGGTATTTCAACTCGATGAAAACGGTTTATCGAATTGAGCCAAAGGTAGAACACTATGGGTGTGTTATCGACCTCCTTGGTCGAGCGGGGCGGTTGGATGAAGCGGAGGAACTGATACGAGAGATTCCCAGTGAAAATAATGCAATTCTGATTCCTCTCTATGGTGCTTTGCTTAGTGCTTGCAGAATCCATAATAATGTTGACATGGGTGAAAGATTAGCCAAAAAACTAGTGAACATAGAATCATGTGATTCTAGCATTCACACACTTCTTGCGAATATATATGCTTTTGCCCACAGGTGGGAAGATGCAAAGGAAgtgagaaggaaaatgaaagagcTTGGAGTTAAGAAGATGCCTGGATGTAGTTCGATCGAGGTCGATGGCATCGTTCACGAGTTTCTTGTTGGGGATCCATCTCATCCAGAAATGATGGAAATATGCTCCATGTTGGATAGCGTGGTTGGACCATTACTGGGACCAAAGGAATCCGAGCTTGAAATTGTGATACCACTTCACATTGATGGCACTGTCGTGTTGCATCCATTACATGAGGCTGACAAAGTTTCTTGA